TCGAAGGGCAACGTCATCTTCCTGAACTCGAAGGCCAAGACCGTCTGGAACGGCATGGCGCGCTACGAGTTCAAGATGCGCGGCCACGACGCCTCGCTACAGCTCAACATCGACAACCTGACCAACAACACCGACTACTACGGCTTCATTGCTCAGGCTCCGCGGCGCTTCTCGCTCACCTATTCGCAGAAACTGTGAGCCGCGTCCGCTGATCGTTTCCTCGCGCGCACCGATTCGATTTCGGTGCGCGCTTTTTTATGCACCATTCGCGCAAAAACATCGCGAGCCCGGGACGGCTCCGCAACATCTCGCCCACGCACGCGCGGGAAATTGCAACCACGGCACAGCGCGCGGCGCGCTCCGCTGTTAGCGTCAACCCCTAACCTCGCTCCCTCGTGTCGTCCGTCCCTGAACGTCTCTCCTTCCGTGAAAAACTCGCCTACGGTCTCGGCGATACCGCGTCGAATTTCTACTTCGCGCTCTTCAACGGATTCCTCGTCTATTACTACACTGACGTCTTCGGCCTGACGCCCGGCACCGCCGGCAGCGTCGCCGGCCTCGTGCCCTCCCTCGTCTCGTGGCTCATCCCGCTGATCGGCCTGCTCGCCGACCGCACACACACGCGCTGGGGCCAATTCCGCCCGTATCTCCTCTGGGCAGCGATTCCCTACGGCATCTGCGGCTACGTGATGTTCTCCAACCCCGCGCTCAGCCCGAGCGCCAAGGTCGGCTTCGCCTACGTCACCTACGCCGCCACGCTCATCGCCTACCTGACGATCAACACGCCCTACTCCGCGCTCATGGGCGTCATGTCGCCCTCGTCTGAAGAGCGCACCGGCCTCTCCGCCTATCGTTTCGCGTGCGCCTTCACCGGCGGCCTGATCATCGGAACCTACGTGCCGTTTCTCAAAGACCACTTCGGCGCCACCGAAGCCGACAGCTTCCGCAACATGATGGCCGTCTTCGCGGTCATCTCCGTCGCGATGTTCCTCTACACCTTCTGGAACACCCGCGAGCGCGTCGCCGCCCCGGTCAGCGCGCAACAATCCGTCGCCACCGACCTCCGCGACCTCTCGCGCAACATTCCCTGGCTGATCCTGTTCTTCGCCGGCTTCCTCACGCTCGCCAACGTTGGCCTCCGCTCCGGCGCCACCGTCTATTATTTCAAATACGTCGTCGGTGACGACGCCCTGCGCGGCTTCGACGAATTCTTCGGGCCTTTCGCGCGCGTGCTCGCGTTCCTGAAAATCTCCTCGTCCGGCCTCGGCCTCTACAACTTCGCCGGCGGCCTCGCGTTCATCATCGGCTCGCTCAGCACGAAACTCTTCCTGCGCTTCTTCGCCCGCCGCCCGCTGATGATCGCGCTCACGATCCTCAACGCGCTCGCGATGGCCGCGTTCTTCGTCGTCGACCCGCACAATCTCGCCGTCCTCGCCGGGCTGAACATCTTCGCCTCCTTCGTCGCCGGCCCGACGCCCGCGATCGTCTGGTCGTTCTACGCCGACACCGCCGATTTCGGCGAATGGAAGTTCGGCCGCCGCAGCACCGGCCTCGTCTTCTCCGCCGCCGTGCTCGCGCAAAAAGTCGGCCTCGCCCTCGGCACCGCGCTGCTCGGCTGGCTCCTCAGCTACTACGGCTACGTCGCCAACGCCGTGCAGACCCCGCGCGCCATCACCGGCATCTACCTCGTCTTCGCCGTGCTGCCCGGCACCTTCGCGCTGCTCAGCGGTCTCGCCATCTTCTTCTACAAACTCGACGAACCGACCGTGAAACAGATCGAGCGCGACCTCGCCGCCCGCAAAGCCGCCCCCTCCGACGCGGCCGCAACCGTCTCCTGAATTTAGTCCCTGATTCCCATGCGTTCCTCAACCGTCATCCGCTCTGCGAGCGCCGCTGCGCTCGCCGCCCTCATGCTCACTTCAGCCCGCGCCGCCACCTGGACGGTCGTCGAGACCGCCCGCGACAACTCCCACCGCCTCGCGCCCATCGCCGCTCCGGCCAAGGCCGCCGCCGCTTCCGCCGACGCGCTCAAGGTCGACACCGCGCAGCGTTACCAGGAAATGATCGGCTTCGGCGGCGCGCTCACCGAGTCGTCCGCGTGGGTGCTCGCGCAGCTGCCCGCCGACAAACGCCTCGAAGTCATCCGCCGTTACTACGACCCGAAGGACGGCATCGGCTACACCCTCGGCCGCACGCACATGAACTCGTGCGACTTCTCGCTCAACATCTGGTCGCTCGACGACGTCCCGCACGACTACGACCTCCACGCCTTCACCCTCGAGCCGATGCGCAAATGGCTCATGCCGCTCCTACAGGACGCTCGCAAGGCCGCCGGCGGCGACGCCAACTTCAAGCTCCTCGTCTCGCCGTGGGCGCCGCCCGCGTGGATGAAGAACAACGTCCGCGCCGACGACGGCGGCGAACTCCGCTGGGACTTCGCCGCGCCGTGGGCCAACTTCTACGTGAAGTTCGTCCAAGCGATGCAGAAGGAAGAAAACTTCCCCATCTGGGCCTTCACCGTCCAAAACGAACCCGAAGCCAAACAGCGCTGGGAATCCTGCCTCTTCACGCCCGAGCAGGAACGCGACTTCGTTAAAAACCACCTCGGGCCCGCCTTCGAGAAAGCCGGCCTCCTCGGCAAAGTGAAGCTCCTCGGCTGGGACCATAACCGCGACCGCATGGAAGCCCGCGCCGACGCCATGCTCGGCGATCCGGATTGCGCAAAATACCTCTGGGGCCTCGGCCTGCACTGGTATGTGAGCGAAGACTTCGAAGCCTCCGCGCGCGTCCACGCGCGCTATCCCGACAAGGCGCTGCTCTTCACCGAAGGCTGCTGGGAAGGCGGCGACAAGCTCGGCGTCTGGGAGCACGGCGAAGGCTACGCCACGCAGATGATCGGCGACTTCAAGAACTGGGTCGGTGGCTACATCGACTGGAACATCGTCCTCGACCAGCGCGGCGGCCCCAACCACGTCGGCAACTTCTGCGACGCCCCCATCATCGTCGACGTGAACACCAAGGAAGTCCGCTACAGCGCCGCGTTCTACTACATCGGGCACTTCTCGAAGTTCGTGAAGCCCGGCGCGCACCGCATCGCCTCCGCCGGCGGCCCGGCCGCCCTCGACACGATCGCTTTCCAGAACCCCGACGGCTCCGTCGCCACGATCGTGATGAACAAGACCGCCGCGCCCGCGACGTTCCAGCTCGCCGTCGCCGGCGAAACAGTCGCCTGCCAGATCCCGGCGCGCGCGATCCAGACCTACGTGCGCTCGGCCAACTGAGCCGCACCATCCTGCCGTTCTCCCTCGAATGAGGGATTCTTGACCAGCGCGCGGGCTGTTACCTTCCCGGCCCGCGCCCCCGAATGTCCTCCCGTCCACCCGCGCCCGTCACGAGTGTCACGATCCCAGATTGCGGTTGGCGCACGCCGCCGCACCTGCCACGTTGCACGCATCGTGGCGCTTGACCCCGGCGCTCCTGATTCGGCCCCGTTAGCGATTTTCTCCCCATGACCCTGTTGCCCTTGTTCCTCGCCTCCACCGGAGGCAGCGCGTCGTCGGCATCCGCCGGTGGCGTCGTGCTCCAACTCGCCGGTGTCGACTATGCGATCCTGGCCATCTACTTCGCCTTCGTGCTCGGCATCGGCTGGGTGCTGCGCAAGCACCTGAAGACATCGACCGACTTCTTCGAATCCGGCCGCTCGCTCCCCGCGTGGATCTGCGCCCTCGGCTTCATCGGCGCCAATCTCGGCGCGCAGGAAGTCATGGGCATGGCCGCCTCCGGTGCGAAATACGGCATCGCGACCTCGCACTTCTACTGGGTCGGCGCGATTCCCGCGATGGTGTTCGTCGGCATTTTCATGATGCCGTTCTACTACGGCTCGAAGGCCCGCTCCGTCCCGGAATACCTCAAGCTCCGCTTCGACGAAAAGACCCGCACGTTCAACGCGCTCTCCTTCGCGGTAATGACGGTCTTCTCCTCGGGCATCTCGATGTTCGCCCTCGCGAAGCTCCTCAACGCGATCCTCGGCTGGAACTTCGACGCGTGCATCTTCATCTCGAGCGCCATCGTCCTCGTCTACATCTACACCGGCGGTCTCACCTCCGCGATCTACAACGAGGTTCTCCAATTCTTCCTCATCGTGCTCGGCTTCCTGCCGCTCGTCATCCTCGGCCTGCAGGACATCGGCGGCTGGGACGGCCTCATGAAGCAACTCGGCGCCTACTCCGAAACGAAAGGCATGCCGGGCGCCTGGAGCCATTCGTGGGCCCCGATGGGCAGTCCGTCCGCGAATCCGATCGGCATTGAGTGGTTCGGCATGATCGCCGGCCTGGGCTTCGTGCTCTCGTTCGGCTACTGGTGCACGGACTTCCTCGTCATCCAGCGCGCCATGGCCGCCAAGGACATGAACTCCGCGCGCCGCACGCCGCTCATCGCCGCGATTCCGAAGATGATGTTCCCCGCGCTCGTCATTCTCCCCGGCATGCTCGCCATCGCCCTCTACCACAAGGGCGGCACCGCGCAGATCGCGTTGCCCACTGGCGCGGACGGCAATCCCGACTACAACATGGTCGTGCCCGCCATGCTCGCGAAATACTTCCCCAACGGCATGCTCGGCATCGGCCTCACCGCGCTGATGGCCTCGTTCATGTCCGGCATGGCCGGCAACGTCACGGCCTTCAACACGGTCTGGACCTACGACCTCTATCAACGCTGGTTCAAGCCCGACGCCTCCGACGCGCACCTGATCAAGGTCGGCCGCATCACGACGATCGTCGGCCTGCTCATCAGCGCCGTCTGCGCCTATGCCGCCGCGAAATTCAATAACATCATGGACATGCTCCAGCTGGTGTTCGGCTTCGTGAACGCGCCGCTCTTCGCCATCTTCCTGCTCGGCATGTTCTGGAAACGCGCGACCGGCCACGGCGCCTTCTTCGGTCTGCTGATCGGCACGATCTCCGCCGCGATTTTCCAAGGCAACACGCTCCCCGTCGGCGAGACCGCCTCGATCCTCAAGGGCGGATGGATGGGCGTCCACTACACCTTCGCCAGCTCGATGGCGCAGAACTTCTGGATGGCGATCTGCGCCTTCAGCGGGTGCTTCCTCGGCACGATCTTCATCTCGCTCGCGACGACGCCCAACCGCACCGACAACGAACTCCGCGGCCTCGTCTACTCGCTCACCGAGAAGGTCGTCGATCACCACGAGACGCCCTGGTATGCGCGCCCCGCCACGCTGGGCGTCATCGTCCTCGGCCTCACTGTCCTCCTGAACATCATCTTCTGGTAACGCTCAACCCCATCCGACCATGCAACAACTCGACGTTCGCCTGCCCATGGGGCTGCTCTTCCTCGCCCTCGGCCTCATCCTCGTCGGCTACGGCCTCATGGCCGATCCCGCGATCTACGCCAAACACTCGCTCGGCCAAAACGTGAACCTGACGTGGGGCGTGATCTTCGCGCTCTTCGGCGGCCTCATGCTCTGGCTCACCAGCCGCGCCAAGAAGAGCTGAGTCCTTCCGTCGCCATCGCGGACATCGCCGCGCAAACCGCGGCAATCCCGACGACTTCTTCCGAGCCGGCCCGCCAAGGCCGGCTCTTTCATGGGTAGGGGCGGTTGCCCCCAACCGCCCTTCTCGCACGCACCGTTGTCACGTCCGTCCTTCGGCAAAGTAACCTAATAGGTTACTTTGCCGGCGACACCTCAGCTCTCCTCCGCGACGTAGTGACAGCCCTTGCTCACCGGATTCAGCGACGCGGCGTGCACGACCAGCAACGCGGTCTGCACCGCATTGCGCAGCTCGATTAGCTCCCGGCTCGGCCGGCAGTCGCGATAGAACGCCTGGATGTCCTCGCGCAACTCCAGCAGGATGCGCCGCGCCCGCGCCAGCCGGCGCGGCGACCGGATGATGCCCGCGTAATTCCACATCGTCTGCCGGATCTGATGCAGGTCCTGCTGCAACAGCAGCGGATCAGCCACCTTCGCCGGACTCCGCCACTCGCGCGCCGTGGGCCGGGCGAAGTTCTTAATGGACAACTTTTCCCTCGGAGCATCCGCGTCAAAGTTCCTAATGAGCAACTTTGCTTTTTCCAGCTCCGCGATATCCGCCGCAGCCGCAGCCCGCGCGCTGACGAGGCACTCGAGCAGCGACGTGCTCGCGAGGCGGTTCGCGCCGTGCAGGCCGGTGCAGGCCGTCTCGCCGATGGCGTTCAGGTCGCGCACGTTCGTGCGGCCCTGCAAATCCGTGTGCACGCCGCCGCAGGAGAAATGCGCCGCCGGCACGATCGGAATGCGCTCGCGCGTGATGTCGATGCCGGCCGCGAGACAGCGCGCGTGGATCGCGGGGAAACGCTCGCGGATGAACTCCGGCTTCAGCGCCGACAGATCGAGAAACGCACACGCATCGCCCGTCGCCGCGAGGTGCTGGCTGATTGCACGCGCGACGATGTCGCGCGGCGCCAGCGAACCGAGCGGATGGACCTTGTCCATGAACCGCCGGCCGCGTGCGTCGACGATCACCGCGCCCTCGCCGCGCAGCGCCTCGGTGATGAGGAACGGCGCACCGTCGCGCGGGAAGAAGACCGTCGGGTGAAACTGCACGTATTCGAGATCGATGACGCGCGCTCCCACGCGATACGCCATCGCCACACCGTGCCCGACGCTGCCGGGCTGGTTCGTCGTGTGCAGATAAACTCCGCCGAGGCCACCCGTCGCGAGGATCGTCTTCCGCGCGGTGATCGCGATCACCTCTCCGCTCGCCGTGTCGAGCGCGTAGCAGCCGAAGCAGGTCAACGGCTCGTAGCGGTGCGCGGGATCGGCCGCGTTGTGAGAGAGCGTGAGCAGGTCGACCGCCACGTGTCCGCTGCGCCGTGTGATGCCGGGCGTGGCGTCGACCTTCGCCGCGACCGCCGCGAGGATCGAGTGACCGGTGGTGTCGCGCGTGTGAATGATGCGTCGCTCGTGGTGACCGCCCTCGCGCGTGAAATCCAGTTCACCATCCGGCCGCCGGTCAAAATCGACGCGCAGTTCGTCCAACAACAGCTCCTTCACGGCGGAAGGACCCTCGCGCACGAGTTGTTCGATGGCCGCGGGATTCGCCGTGCCCGCGCTCGCTTCGAGGATGTCCCGCGCGAGCTGCTCCGGATCGGTGCCCGCGCCGTAAATGATGCCGCCCTGCGCCCAGTCGCTGTTCGCCACCAGCGGCTCCGCGAGCGAGAGGAGTTCAACGCGCAGCCCCGCGCGCGCCGCGTGCAACGCGTAGGCCGAACCGGCGAGGCCGGCGCCGAGGACGAGGCAGTCTGTTTCGATGGTTTTCATCTGGTTTAAATGGGTAGGGCGAGTCGTCCCGACGAGCCGCGGCTCATCCGGAGGATTCGCCCTACCTTTTGCTGGCGGGCTGCACGTCGAGGCTGAGATCGGCGGCGATTGCAGAGTGAGTGAGCGCGCCGATGCTGATGACGTTCACGCCGGGTTGGGCGTAGGCGCGGAGCGTGTCGAACTTCACGCCGCCGGAAATTTCCACGAGCGCACGGCCGGCGATTTCCTTCACGGCGGCGGTCACCTGCGTCGGTGTCATGTTGTCGAGGAGGATAATTTCGGCGCGGGCGCGCAGCGCTTCCTTCACCTCGGCGAGCGTCTTGGCTTCGACTTCGATTTTCGCGCCGTGGGGCGCGGCGGCGCGGCAGAGCTCGACCGCACGCGTGAGCGAGCCGGCGGCGGCGATATGGTTGTCTTTGATGAGGACGTGTTCACCGAGCGAGCTGCGGTGGTTGAAACAACCGCCGGTGCGCACGGCGTATTTTTCGAGGGCGCGCCAGCCGGGCGTGGTCTTGCGGGTGTCGACGACGCGCACGCCGGTGCCCGCCACGGCATCGGCATAGCGCCGCGCCTGCGTGGCGATGCCGGTGAGGCGTTGGAGAAAATTCAGCGCGGTGCGCTCCGCGGTGAGCATCGCCGCGGTCGGGCCTTCGACGCGGAGAACGATCGCGCCCTTCTTCACGCGGTCGCCGTCGCGCGCCAGGAGCTTGGTCTTCAACGCGGGATCGACCTTCGCGAAGACGCGCGCGGCGACTTCGAGACCGCAGAGGACGAGGTCCTGCTTGGCGTCGATCGCGCCGCGGCTGCGGTGCGCCGCCGGGAAGATCGCGCGGCTGGTGACGTCGCCGAGGCCGGCGTCTTCCTCGAGCGCGAGGTCGATGAGGTGATCGGTGCGGGGAGTGAGCATGGGAAAAGTCTAGAGCTGAGAGCTAAGAGTCTAGAGACGGAGGCTGCCGGCTCTGGACTCTTAGCTCTAGACTCTCAGCCGACTGCAGGGGTCCCCGCCATTTCGAACATCCGTTCGATGCTGCGCAGGGCGCGGCGGCGCAGGTTTTCGTCGAGCGTGATGATTTGATCCGGGCGCGGGGCGGCGAGGGCATCGCGGATTTTCTCGAGCGAGTTGAGTTTCATGTAGGGACAGAGGCGGCAGCCGCCGATGAAGTGCTTCTCGGGCGCCTCGACCTGCAGGCGGCCGACGAGGCCGCATTCGGTGAGCATGAGGAAATACGGTGCGGGTGTGTTCTTCACGTATTTCATCATGCCGCCGGTGCTGCCGACGTAATCGGCGAGCGCGGCGACCTCGGGTTCGCATTCGGGATGCGCGACGACCTTGAGGCCGGGAAAGCGCGCGCGGGCGTCGGCGATGTCGGCGGGCGTGAACTCGTCGTGCACGATGCAGGTGCCGTCGGACGTGATGATCTCCTTGTCGACACCGCGACGCTTCAGTTCGGCGCGGATGTTTTCGCCCATGAGGCGATCGGGCACGAAGAGAATGCGCCGCTGGGGCAACTGGGCAACGATATCGTAGACATTGCCGGAAGTGACGCAGACGTCGGACTCGGCTTTCACGTCGGCAGTCGAATTGATGTAGCAGACGACGGCGGCGTCTGGGTAGGCGGCCTTCAGCTGGCGCAACTGGTCGCCGGTGAGCGAGTCGGCGAGCGAGCAGCCGGAGCCGCGATCGGGCACGACGACGGTGGCATCGGGCGAGAGGATTTTCGCGGTTTCGCCCATGAAGACGACGCCGGCGAACACGATCACCTTCGCGCGCGACTCCTTGGCTTTCAGACTGAGGAAGTAGGAGTCGCCCTTGAAATCGCCCACGCCGTAGATGATCTCCGGCTCGACGTAGGAATGCGTGAGGATGACGGCGTCTTTCTCCTTTTTCAGCCGGTTGATCTCGAGCGTGAGCGGCGCGATGCGGCGGCAGGCGTCGTAGTTCCAGACGCGACCCGGCTCGCAATCCACGTGCATGAGCGCGCGAAACAGGCGCTCGGCCTCGGCTTCGATTTCGTGGTCAGTGGCGATCATTCAAGGCGCACCGTAGGCCACTCGCTCCCGACGTCAAAGCTCGCCGTCCGTCCTAGGCAATACACCCGGCGTGGCCTGGTGTTTCCGTTTGTGTTTCGGGACAGAGCGCGTTGGCTGGCGGGCATCTAACCCTGGCACCCCTGGTCATGTCCGAAAACGCGGCTCCGTCTGCCCTGTTCGCGGCTCGTTCGATGAGCCAGCACAACCGTGCGGAGATGCGGCAGATCTTCGATCACGCCATTCGCCTCGCCGAGCGCAACCGCATCATGTTGCGCGTGCCGCACGAGGTGCGCCCCGTGCAGAACAAGCGCGGGATGCACTACCACTACCGCCCGGAGATCTTCATTGGCGTGCGCGGTTGGACGGACTTCATTTTTCCGAAGGAGAGCTTCCGCGTCGCGCCGGACGAAGTGTGCGTGATCCCCGCCGGGGTGCCGCACGCCGAAAAGGTCGGGGCGGCGCCCGGCGAGTCGTTCCGCAATCTCGTCGCGGGTTTCTACAACAACACGCTGAGCATCCACCTCGCGCACGAGGCCAAGCCGGGCAAGCCGGACATCGAGGTGATCGAGTTCTTCGACGCGCCGAACCTCGACGTGTTTCTCACGCTCGCGAACAGCATCGCCTCGACGCACAACATGCACGGGCCCGCGCGCGACGCGGTGTTGCAGGGCCTCGTGCTCGCGCTGCTCGGGTTGATGCGCAACATCGTCGAGACCGGCACCGGCCAGCTGAACAGCGACATCGGCAAGGTGTTTCAGGCGAAGTGCCTCGTCCGCGAACAATTCGCCAACCCCGACCTCAGCGTGCAGCACGTCGCCGAGGTGCTCGGGTGCTCGGCGGACTATCTCTCGCACCTCTTCCACACCGAGACAAAGGAGCGGCTCACGCACTACATCCAACGCATCCGCATCGACGGCGCGATCCTCGCGCTCGAGACGACGAAGCTCACGATTTCGGAGATCGCCTATGCGAGCGGTTTCGCGGACCCCGCGTATTTCGCGCGCGTGTTCAAGCAGCACAAGGGGATGACGCCGCAGGAATTCCGCGCGCAGCTCGACGCGCGCCGCAAGGAGCAGGATCAGCAACCCAAGACCGTTTACTACGATCACGTGGATTTCACGCACGGAGTGCCGCAGAAAAAGGAAGATCCGACACCAGCCGCCAAGAGCCGCGAGTCGGCAAGCGATCCGGCGACGGCTTTCGAGCGCTAAGGCTCGTTTTCAAAATGCCTTGTCATCGCGAGGCCCGCTGAGCGGGCCGTGGCGATCCAGCTGGATGTCATGCTGTCGCTTCGCTCGGTAGCTTCGTCGTCCCGCCCGGCGGGACCCCTCGCAATGACGATTTGAAGACGCACCCTAGAAACAAGAGGGCGTCGGCACGAGGCCGACGCCCGTTGCATGCACAGAACCGTCGCGCCGCCAGCCGGCTACCCCGCCGGCCAGTTTGCGCAGCGGGGCAAAATCACTGGACCAGCACGCGGTAGCGCCAGCCCTTCATGTCGAGCGGCACAAGGCCGTTGAGCTCGACCGTCTCGCCGGTGAAGGCGTCGGTCCATTTGCCGGTGAGCGCGGCGTCGTAGAGGTCGGCTTTCGAGTCCTTCGCGGTGAGATTGAAGATGCCCACGACCTTCTTCGCGCCGGCGGAGCGCTCGACGACGTAGAACGTCGCGTTGTCCGTCGTGTCGAGGCGGCGCATCGGCGAACCGGTGTGCAGCGCGGCGTTCTCGCGGCGGAGCTTCGTCATCACCTGGTAGAGCTTGGCGGTCGGGTGCGTTTCCTTCGGCCAGACGATGGGGTCGCGCTCGAAGAAGAGCAGGCGGCGGTCGAGGTTGATTTCCTGGCCGTTGTAGATCATCGGCACGCCGTCGAGGAGGAAGGTCAGCACGGCGAACGGGGCGTAGCCGGCGCCCATGCGGTCGAACTCGGTGCCGGCCCAGCTGTTTTCGTCGTGCGAGCTGGTGAAAACCATCAGCGCGCCGCCGCGCGGGAAGGTGGCGTGAATTTTCGCGTAGGCCTCGTCGATGCCGCTGGCGGTTTTCTTGCCTTGCGCGACGGCGTTCATGGCGTGGTGCAGGTCGAAACCGTAGGAGACGTTGAAGGCGGCGACCTGTTGCTGCGGCAGCTCGGCCTCGGCGAGGAAGAAGGCGTCGGGTTTCACGGCGCGAACGCGCTGGGTTACCCCGTTCCAGAACGGCGTGGGCAAGCCCCAAGCGACGTCGCAACGGAAGCCATCGATGCCGAAGTTCTTCACCCAGTGGAGGAGAACATCGGCTTGGTAGTCGAGCAGGCCGGGGGCGTTGAAGTCGAACTGCACGACGTCGGTCCAGTCGAAGCCGTGGGGCGGCGTGAGGTTGCCTTTGTCGTCGCGCCAGAAGAATTCCGGGTGCGTCTTCGTCAGGGCGTTGTCGGGCGAGACGTGGTTGGGCACCCAATCGAGGATGACGCGCATGCCGTGCTTGTGCGCGCTGTCGACAAAGTCGCGGAGGTCCTGCTCGGTGCCGAATTCGGGGCTCACGGCC
This portion of the Opitutia bacterium genome encodes:
- a CDS encoding MFS transporter, whose product is MSSVPERLSFREKLAYGLGDTASNFYFALFNGFLVYYYTDVFGLTPGTAGSVAGLVPSLVSWLIPLIGLLADRTHTRWGQFRPYLLWAAIPYGICGYVMFSNPALSPSAKVGFAYVTYAATLIAYLTINTPYSALMGVMSPSSEERTGLSAYRFACAFTGGLIIGTYVPFLKDHFGATEADSFRNMMAVFAVISVAMFLYTFWNTRERVAAPVSAQQSVATDLRDLSRNIPWLILFFAGFLTLANVGLRSGATVYYFKYVVGDDALRGFDEFFGPFARVLAFLKISSSGLGLYNFAGGLAFIIGSLSTKLFLRFFARRPLMIALTILNALAMAAFFVVDPHNLAVLAGLNIFASFVAGPTPAIVWSFYADTADFGEWKFGRRSTGLVFSAAVLAQKVGLALGTALLGWLLSYYGYVANAVQTPRAITGIYLVFAVLPGTFALLSGLAIFFYKLDEPTVKQIERDLAARKAAPSDAAATVS
- a CDS encoding glycoside hydrolase family 30 protein, which produces MRSSTVIRSASAAALAALMLTSARAATWTVVETARDNSHRLAPIAAPAKAAAASADALKVDTAQRYQEMIGFGGALTESSAWVLAQLPADKRLEVIRRYYDPKDGIGYTLGRTHMNSCDFSLNIWSLDDVPHDYDLHAFTLEPMRKWLMPLLQDARKAAGGDANFKLLVSPWAPPAWMKNNVRADDGGELRWDFAAPWANFYVKFVQAMQKEENFPIWAFTVQNEPEAKQRWESCLFTPEQERDFVKNHLGPAFEKAGLLGKVKLLGWDHNRDRMEARADAMLGDPDCAKYLWGLGLHWYVSEDFEASARVHARYPDKALLFTEGCWEGGDKLGVWEHGEGYATQMIGDFKNWVGGYIDWNIVLDQRGGPNHVGNFCDAPIIVDVNTKEVRYSAAFYYIGHFSKFVKPGAHRIASAGGPAALDTIAFQNPDGSVATIVMNKTAAPATFQLAVAGETVACQIPARAIQTYVRSAN
- a CDS encoding sodium:solute symporter family protein, which translates into the protein MTLLPLFLASTGGSASSASAGGVVLQLAGVDYAILAIYFAFVLGIGWVLRKHLKTSTDFFESGRSLPAWICALGFIGANLGAQEVMGMAASGAKYGIATSHFYWVGAIPAMVFVGIFMMPFYYGSKARSVPEYLKLRFDEKTRTFNALSFAVMTVFSSGISMFALAKLLNAILGWNFDACIFISSAIVLVYIYTGGLTSAIYNEVLQFFLIVLGFLPLVILGLQDIGGWDGLMKQLGAYSETKGMPGAWSHSWAPMGSPSANPIGIEWFGMIAGLGFVLSFGYWCTDFLVIQRAMAAKDMNSARRTPLIAAIPKMMFPALVILPGMLAIALYHKGGTAQIALPTGADGNPDYNMVVPAMLAKYFPNGMLGIGLTALMASFMSGMAGNVTAFNTVWTYDLYQRWFKPDASDAHLIKVGRITTIVGLLISAVCAYAAAKFNNIMDMLQLVFGFVNAPLFAIFLLGMFWKRATGHGAFFGLLIGTISAAIFQGNTLPVGETASILKGGWMGVHYTFASSMAQNFWMAICAFSGCFLGTIFISLATTPNRTDNELRGLVYSLTEKVVDHHETPWYARPATLGVIVLGLTVLLNIIFW
- a CDS encoding FAD-binding protein, coding for MKTIETDCLVLGAGLAGSAYALHAARAGLRVELLSLAEPLVANSDWAQGGIIYGAGTDPEQLARDILEASAGTANPAAIEQLVREGPSAVKELLLDELRVDFDRRPDGELDFTREGGHHERRIIHTRDTTGHSILAAVAAKVDATPGITRRSGHVAVDLLTLSHNAADPAHRYEPLTCFGCYALDTASGEVIAITARKTILATGGLGGVYLHTTNQPGSVGHGVAMAYRVGARVIDLEYVQFHPTVFFPRDGAPFLITEALRGEGAVIVDARGRRFMDKVHPLGSLAPRDIVARAISQHLAATGDACAFLDLSALKPEFIRERFPAIHARCLAAGIDITRERIPIVPAAHFSCGGVHTDLQGRTNVRDLNAIGETACTGLHGANRLASTSLLECLVSARAAAAADIAELEKAKLLIRNFDADAPREKLSIKNFARPTAREWRSPAKVADPLLLQQDLHQIRQTMWNYAGIIRSPRRLARARRILLELREDIQAFYRDCRPSRELIELRNAVQTALLVVHAASLNPVSKGCHYVAEES
- the nadC gene encoding carboxylating nicotinate-nucleotide diphosphorylase gives rise to the protein MLTPRTDHLIDLALEEDAGLGDVTSRAIFPAAHRSRGAIDAKQDLVLCGLEVAARVFAKVDPALKTKLLARDGDRVKKGAIVLRVEGPTAAMLTAERTALNFLQRLTGIATQARRYADAVAGTGVRVVDTRKTTPGWRALEKYAVRTGGCFNHRSSLGEHVLIKDNHIAAAGSLTRAVELCRAAAPHGAKIEVEAKTLAEVKEALRARAEIILLDNMTPTQVTAAVKEIAGRALVEISGGVKFDTLRAYAQPGVNVISIGALTHSAIAADLSLDVQPASKR
- the nadA gene encoding quinolinate synthase NadA gives rise to the protein MIATDHEIEAEAERLFRALMHVDCEPGRVWNYDACRRIAPLTLEINRLKKEKDAVILTHSYVEPEIIYGVGDFKGDSYFLSLKAKESRAKVIVFAGVVFMGETAKILSPDATVVVPDRGSGCSLADSLTGDQLRQLKAAYPDAAVVCYINSTADVKAESDVCVTSGNVYDIVAQLPQRRILFVPDRLMGENIRAELKRRGVDKEIITSDGTCIVHDEFTPADIADARARFPGLKVVAHPECEPEVAALADYVGSTGGMMKYVKNTPAPYFLMLTECGLVGRLQVEAPEKHFIGGCRLCPYMKLNSLEKIRDALAAPRPDQIITLDENLRRRALRSIERMFEMAGTPAVG
- a CDS encoding AraC family transcriptional regulator; its protein translation is MSENAAPSALFAARSMSQHNRAEMRQIFDHAIRLAERNRIMLRVPHEVRPVQNKRGMHYHYRPEIFIGVRGWTDFIFPKESFRVAPDEVCVIPAGVPHAEKVGAAPGESFRNLVAGFYNNTLSIHLAHEAKPGKPDIEVIEFFDAPNLDVFLTLANSIASTHNMHGPARDAVLQGLVLALLGLMRNIVETGTGQLNSDIGKVFQAKCLVREQFANPDLSVQHVAEVLGCSADYLSHLFHTETKERLTHYIQRIRIDGAILALETTKLTISEIAYASGFADPAYFARVFKQHKGMTPQEFRAQLDARRKEQDQQPKTVYYDHVDFTHGVPQKKEDPTPAAKSRESASDPATAFER
- a CDS encoding alpha-amylase, which gives rise to MIRRHLRLAALHAALVSLVFAVAAPEREKPIPSAMHTAVGVPAWARGSTIYEINVRQYSESGKFSAVTADLPRLKALGVDILWLMPIHPIGELNRKGSLGSYYAVKDYKAVSPEFGTEQDLRDFVDSAHKHGMRVILDWVPNHVSPDNALTKTHPEFFWRDDKGNLTPPHGFDWTDVVQFDFNAPGLLDYQADVLLHWVKNFGIDGFRCDVAWGLPTPFWNGVTQRVRAVKPDAFFLAEAELPQQQVAAFNVSYGFDLHHAMNAVAQGKKTASGIDEAYAKIHATFPRGGALMVFTSSHDENSWAGTEFDRMGAGYAPFAVLTFLLDGVPMIYNGQEINLDRRLLFFERDPIVWPKETHPTAKLYQVMTKLRRENAALHTGSPMRRLDTTDNATFYVVERSAGAKKVVGIFNLTAKDSKADLYDAALTGKWTDAFTGETVELNGLVPLDMKGWRYRVLVQ